A portion of the Adhaeribacter radiodurans genome contains these proteins:
- the paaC gene encoding 1,2-phenylacetyl-CoA epoxidase subunit PaaC, with amino-acid sequence MDSEFALVDLLYKMADDQLILGHRNSEWTGIGPLLEEDIAFSSMAQDKLGHSLALYQLLHELGEADPDTLAFMRNANQFHCCHLVELPIGDYAFSLMRHFLFDNAELLRFEALTQSTYEPLAKVAVKLKSELKYHVLHANTLIRQLGTATPESTERLQKALEEAWPYALGIFEESIYEEQIISSKLFIGEVKLKQDWLAKIETILGQTNLKVPIPNTLTPALGGRMGQHTPYLQALLNEMTEVYNIDPNAEW; translated from the coding sequence ATGGATTCTGAATTTGCTTTGGTGGATTTACTGTACAAAATGGCCGACGATCAATTAATACTAGGTCACCGCAATTCGGAATGGACCGGCATTGGACCGTTGCTGGAAGAAGACATTGCTTTTTCGTCGATGGCGCAGGATAAACTAGGCCATAGCCTGGCTTTGTACCAATTACTCCACGAACTAGGCGAAGCCGATCCGGACACGTTGGCTTTTATGCGGAATGCCAACCAGTTTCATTGCTGTCATTTAGTAGAATTACCCATCGGAGATTACGCATTTAGTTTAATGCGGCATTTTTTGTTTGATAACGCAGAATTGTTACGCTTCGAAGCCTTAACTCAATCTACCTACGAGCCTTTGGCGAAAGTAGCCGTTAAACTTAAAAGTGAATTAAAATACCACGTATTGCACGCCAATACCCTAATTCGTCAGTTGGGTACTGCTACCCCGGAAAGTACAGAGCGTTTACAAAAAGCTTTAGAAGAAGCCTGGCCGTATGCTCTAGGAATTTTTGAAGAAAGTATTTACGAAGAACAAATAATCTCAAGTAAATTATTTATTGGCGAAGTAAAATTAAAGCAAGACTGGCTGGCTAAAATTGAAACCATACTAGGTCAAACAAATTTAAAAGTACCAATTCCAAATACTTTAACTCCCGCACTAGGAGGTAGAATGGGGCAGCACACTCCGTATTTACAAGCTTTACTCAACGAAATGACCGAAGTTTATAACATTGACCCAAATGCGGAATGGTGA
- the paaD gene encoding 1,2-phenylacetyl-CoA epoxidase subunit PaaD, which translates to MTTPEQIWTWLEEVKDPEIPVLSLVDLGVITKVEITNEELVNIVLTPTFAGCPAMAYMKKAVEDTLQEHGVSEYTVTLNFDEPWNSNKISEKGRKALQQFGLAPPPTYNLILDLDILEQAICPYCQSTDTTLRTPFGPTLCRSMHYCRNCHQLFEQFKPV; encoded by the coding sequence ATGACCACTCCCGAACAAATATGGACCTGGTTAGAGGAGGTAAAAGATCCGGAGATTCCGGTTTTATCGCTGGTAGATTTAGGTGTTATAACCAAAGTAGAAATTACGAATGAAGAATTAGTAAATATTGTCCTCACTCCCACTTTTGCTGGGTGCCCGGCAATGGCTTACATGAAAAAAGCAGTAGAAGACACTTTGCAAGAACACGGCGTTTCTGAATATACCGTTACTTTAAACTTTGATGAACCCTGGAACTCAAATAAAATTTCGGAAAAAGGTAGAAAAGCTTTACAGCAATTTGGGTTAGCTCCCCCTCCTACTTACAACCTCATCCTGGATTTAGACATTTTAGAACAAGCCATTTGTCCGTATTGCCAAAGCACCGATACTACTTTGCGCACTCCATTTGGTCCAACACTTTGCCGCTCCATGCATTATTGCCGTAACTGTCATCAACTTTTCGAGCAGTTTAAACCGGTTTAG
- a CDS encoding M3 family oligoendopeptidase — translation MNETTSTIEIPKRPQRLFIPEQFELKEWKTLEPYLQELQNRPIHSAAELEKWMLDRSELESIFGEEIGWRYIRMTIDTQNEAATEAFQYFVTEIEPNVAPYDHALNQKLMESPYLAELDQEKYRIYLRSVRRQLEIFREENIPLKTEITTKQQQYAAITGAMTVTLDGQEMTLQRAADRLKSLDENVRRETYLAIQDRRLQDKEQLDDLFSELTQLRHQVAINAGYFNFRDYMFAALGRFDYTAQDCFDFHAAIRQYVVPLNDELDKQRKSALQLNVLKPWDLDVDESGKPPLEPFKTGDELLAKTIQCFYALDPFLGDCLVTMQQMGHLDLESRKGKAPGGYNYPLEEIGVPFIFMNATSSLRDVVTLLHEGGHAVHSFLTRMLPLNAFKQTPSEVAELASMSMELISMDHWGLFFSDADELRRAKKMHLESVLETFPWVATIDKFQHWVYENPNHTLDERHAKWVEIFDDFNQHEVNWAGLEHIKPYIWQKQLHLYEVPFYYIEYAMAQLGAIAVWKNFKENPKEALDGYKNALKLGYTASIGEVYAAANIKFDFSDEYIQSLTDFVRQEMAKL, via the coding sequence ATGAATGAAACTACCTCAACCATAGAAATACCAAAGCGCCCCCAGCGCCTTTTTATACCCGAACAATTTGAATTGAAAGAATGGAAAACGTTAGAACCTTACCTGCAGGAATTGCAGAACCGACCTATCCATTCCGCTGCCGAACTGGAGAAATGGATGTTAGACCGGAGTGAACTGGAAAGTATTTTCGGCGAAGAAATTGGTTGGCGTTATATTCGGATGACCATTGATACCCAGAATGAAGCTGCTACGGAAGCATTTCAGTATTTTGTTACCGAAATTGAACCCAATGTAGCGCCCTACGACCATGCGCTTAATCAGAAATTAATGGAGTCGCCTTACCTGGCCGAACTTGACCAGGAAAAGTACCGCATTTATTTACGCTCGGTGCGCCGGCAACTTGAAATTTTCCGGGAAGAAAATATTCCTTTAAAAACCGAAATAACCACCAAGCAACAACAATACGCGGCAATTACCGGTGCCATGACCGTCACCTTAGACGGCCAGGAAATGACTTTACAACGGGCAGCCGATCGTTTAAAAAGTTTAGACGAAAACGTACGGCGGGAGACCTACCTGGCCATTCAGGACCGGCGCCTGCAGGACAAAGAGCAACTGGATGATTTATTCTCGGAGCTCACCCAATTACGCCACCAGGTAGCCATAAATGCTGGTTACTTTAATTTTCGCGATTACATGTTTGCCGCTTTAGGCCGGTTTGATTACACGGCTCAGGATTGCTTTGATTTTCACGCCGCCATCCGGCAATACGTTGTACCGTTGAATGATGAATTAGACAAACAACGCAAATCAGCCTTACAACTAAATGTACTTAAACCTTGGGATTTAGACGTAGATGAATCGGGCAAGCCACCCTTAGAACCTTTTAAAACCGGCGATGAATTACTAGCCAAAACTATTCAGTGTTTTTATGCCTTAGATCCTTTTTTAGGTGATTGTTTGGTTACGATGCAGCAAATGGGGCACTTAGATTTAGAGTCTCGTAAAGGCAAAGCACCAGGTGGCTACAATTATCCTTTAGAGGAAATTGGAGTACCGTTTATTTTTATGAATGCTACTTCCTCGTTGCGTGACGTAGTAACCTTGTTGCACGAAGGCGGTCACGCGGTGCATTCTTTTTTAACGCGCATGTTACCTTTAAATGCATTTAAGCAAACGCCTTCTGAAGTGGCCGAATTAGCTTCCATGTCGATGGAGTTAATTTCGATGGATCATTGGGGTTTGTTTTTTTCGGATGCAGATGAATTACGGCGAGCTAAGAAAATGCATCTGGAAAGCGTTTTAGAAACTTTCCCGTGGGTAGCCACTATTGATAAGTTTCAGCATTGGGTATATGAAAATCCGAATCATACTTTAGATGAGCGCCACGCCAAATGGGTAGAAATATTCGATGACTTTAATCAGCACGAAGTAAATTGGGCAGGACTGGAGCATATAAAGCCTTATATCTGGCAGAAACAATTGCACCTCTACGAAGTACCTTTTTATTACATCGAATATGCCATGGCGCAATTAGGAGCCATTGCCGTCTGGAAAAACTTTAAAGAAAATCCGAAAGAGGCTTTGGATGGCTATAAGAATGCTTTGAAACTGGGTTATACCGCTTCCATTGGGGAAGTATACGCCGCCGCCAACATTAAATTTGATTTTTCTGACGAATACATCCAAAGCCTGACCGACTTTGTACGGCAGGAAATGGCGAAGCTTTAG